CGACAAGCAGCTGAACCTGCAGTGGGACAATCCCTATCTGATCAGTTCGCTGGTGGCGGTGGGCCTGGTGCTTTACACCCGCAACACCTTGCTCAGCATGTTGTTGAGCATGGGGTTCTTCTTTTTGTTGCGGTGGTGGCTCTGAGTCGTCCCATCCGAAACTGTTCTACGCTTAAAACAGATGACTGATCTTTCGAGGAAGGGAGGTGGACATGGCCACTGAACCAACGCGTCCGGACCCGGATGAGGATATCGATGAACCGACGGAGGAAGAGCTCGAGCAGCAGAGGCGTTCGACGCCGGACTGGAAGCATCCCGACGACGGTAAAGAACTGTCGGACCGCGATCAGGAGCGCCCGCTGAAGCCCTGACAGATCTGCACATGCCAAAAGCCCCGCCTTAGATAGCGGGGCTTTTTAGTTTCAGCAGCCTGAAATGCAATCACCTGTGGGAGCGGGCTTGCTCGCGAAAGCGGTGTGTCAGTCAATATCAATGCTGAATGGCACACCGCATTCGCGAGCAAGCCCGCTCCCACAGCTAAGGCAATGTGCCGCAGACAAAGAAATGTACCGGGAAATGCAGACTGTTGACTCACTGTTGCTGGGTAAACACTCACTGTTCCCGGTCATGAGCTTATGCACAAATAGAATTTAAAATTGCCCCTGTAAGAGCGTTATGGTCTATAAAAATAACCCTCCAGGAGTCCCGATGAATCTCTCCCAATACCTGCGCGGTCTGTTGGCCAGCGCCCTGTTTGCCGTGCCTTTGACCTACGGCGCCGACCCCGTGGTGTTGCACGTCGGCGATCAGAACTACTACAACATTCGCGCCTCGGTGGAGGCATCGGGTGTGTTGCAAGGAGCGCCTTATAGCGTCGACTGGAAACACTTCCAGGCCGCTGCGCCGCTGGCCGAAGCGCTGAATACCGGCGCGTTGGACCTGGGTTTTCTCGGCGATTCGGGTTTTCTGTTTCTGGCCGCCAAACAGGCACCGGTCAAGCTGATCGGCGTGTCGCGGCAGAACCCGGACACCATCGCCTTGCTGGTGCCCAAGGATTCGCCGGTCAAGACCATCGCCGATCTCAAGGACAAGAAAGTCGCTTACTGGCCCGGCGCCTGGAGCCAGCAGCTGACCTTGCGCGCTCTGGAGCAAGCCGATTTGCCGGAGACCTACGTCGACTTCATCAAACTGATGCCGATTGACGCTGCCGCCGCATTACCTCAAGGCAGCATCGATGCGTTTCCGGTCTGGGAACCCTACATTTCCCAGCAGATTCTGTTCTCCGGCGCCCGGCCGATTCTCACCGCCAAAAACCTGATGCCCGGCCTGAGTGCCATCGCCGCTTCGACGCCTTCGATCGACAGCAAACGTGAAGCCATCGCCGACTTCCTGGTCCGCCTGAAAAAGGCCCGGGCCTGGGTCGACAGCCACACTGACGAGTACGCAGATCTCTGGGCGAAAAAGGCCAATCTGGACCAGAACGTCTCGCGCCATTGGCTGCGCCAGGCGCACATGACCGTCGGCCCGGTGGATCAACAAGCCGCAGCAGATCTGCAAAGCACCGCGGACTTCCTGTTCAAGGTCAAGGCATTGCCGGCCGCCCTGGCGACGGCACCGATTATCGACAGCTCGTTCCAGCAGGCGCTGGCGCAATAACCGAAAATCGAAGGCATAACGCGAG
The Pseudomonas lini DNA segment above includes these coding regions:
- a CDS encoding ABC transporter substrate-binding protein, with translation MNLSQYLRGLLASALFAVPLTYGADPVVLHVGDQNYYNIRASVEASGVLQGAPYSVDWKHFQAAAPLAEALNTGALDLGFLGDSGFLFLAAKQAPVKLIGVSRQNPDTIALLVPKDSPVKTIADLKDKKVAYWPGAWSQQLTLRALEQADLPETYVDFIKLMPIDAAAALPQGSIDAFPVWEPYISQQILFSGARPILTAKNLMPGLSAIAASTPSIDSKREAIADFLVRLKKARAWVDSHTDEYADLWAKKANLDQNVSRHWLRQAHMTVGPVDQQAAADLQSTADFLFKVKALPAALATAPIIDSSFQQALAQ